The Cryobacterium arcticum genome includes a region encoding these proteins:
- a CDS encoding helix-turn-helix domain-containing protein: protein MMDDGAYWDAFPTTLTTGDVAKILSVGKPAVLTRLKSGVIPGHLIVGSWIIFKAEVRAWLESTSNQAPPGPPEPVDVLADYAEEMSYRDLMELFGKTKQTIYTWLHSGEIPAFHAGNRWIIHKPQLRRKLAETSNQKTQHDQ from the coding sequence ATGATGGACGATGGCGCTTACTGGGACGCGTTCCCCACCACTCTCACCACTGGAGACGTCGCAAAGATCCTCAGCGTCGGCAAACCCGCCGTACTCACCCGACTCAAAAGCGGCGTGATACCCGGACACCTCATCGTCGGATCCTGGATCATCTTCAAAGCCGAAGTCCGAGCCTGGCTCGAATCAACGAGCAACCAGGCACCCCCCGGCCCTCCAGAGCCCGTCGACGTGCTCGCCGACTACGCAGAAGAAATGAGCTACCGCGACCTCATGGAACTCTTCGGCAAAACCAAACAGACCATCTACACCTGGCTCCACAGCGGAGAAATCCCCGCGTTCCACGCCGGCAACCGATGGATCATCCACAAGCCCCAACTGCGTCGGAAGCTCGCCGAAACGAGCAACCAAAAAACCCAGCATGACCAGTGA